One window of the Bradyrhizobium septentrionale genome contains the following:
- a CDS encoding IS110 family transposase, with product MNPKRSKSRNGGKMQMVHPDAAAIDVGATMHMAAVRADRAPEPVRSFGTFTADLHRLVDWFTECGVETVVMESTSVYWIPIFELLDARGFNVFLVNARDAKHVPGRKTDVSDAQWLQRLHSFGLLRASFRPKGQIAELRAYVRQRERLLEYAASHIQHMQKALTEMNLQLHHVVTDITGVTGLRIIRAILAGERDPEALACLRHYSCRSSAETIAKALTGSYRAEHLFALEQALALYDAYHEKASACDARIEAVLKELSFHRGHGHGSAPRVSRRRNRTDQANAPAFDVREALFALLGKDLTAIDGLGPYLSLKLIAECGDDLSSWPSAKHFTSWLGLAPSNKVSGGKMLSSRTRRSGGRAAALLRLAAVTVGRTDTALGAFYRRLSARIGKAKAVTATARKIAVLFYNAVRYGMDYVDPGASSYETRYRMRVVNNLHRRAKAFGFVLHPLEPKVDAAVS from the coding sequence ATGAACCCCAAAAGATCGAAGTCGAGGAACGGAGGTAAGATGCAGATGGTGCACCCGGACGCGGCTGCCATCGACGTCGGAGCGACTATGCACATGGCTGCCGTGAGGGCAGATCGCGCACCGGAGCCAGTCCGCAGCTTCGGTACCTTCACGGCTGATCTGCATCGGCTAGTCGACTGGTTTACTGAATGCGGCGTCGAGACTGTCGTCATGGAATCGACCAGCGTCTACTGGATTCCGATCTTCGAGCTTCTCGATGCCCGGGGATTTAACGTGTTTCTTGTCAACGCGCGCGATGCCAAGCACGTGCCGGGGCGCAAGACCGATGTCAGCGATGCGCAATGGCTGCAGCGGCTCCATTCATTCGGGTTGCTGCGGGCCAGCTTTCGGCCCAAAGGGCAGATTGCCGAGCTGCGAGCCTACGTGCGTCAGCGCGAGCGTCTGCTGGAGTACGCGGCCTCACACATCCAGCATATGCAGAAGGCCTTGACGGAGATGAATCTTCAGCTGCACCACGTCGTCACCGACATCACCGGCGTGACCGGCCTGCGTATCATACGGGCGATCCTTGCCGGCGAGCGCGATCCTGAGGCGCTGGCGTGCTTGCGCCATTATAGTTGCCGCTCCAGCGCCGAGACGATCGCGAAGGCGCTCACCGGAAGCTACCGCGCCGAGCATCTGTTTGCGCTCGAGCAGGCACTTGCGCTTTACGACGCCTACCACGAGAAGGCATCTGCCTGCGACGCCCGAATTGAAGCCGTGTTGAAGGAACTGAGCTTCCATCGGGGGCATGGCCACGGATCAGCGCCGCGGGTCTCGCGGCGTCGGAATCGAACCGATCAGGCGAACGCTCCAGCTTTCGATGTCCGCGAGGCGCTGTTCGCGTTGCTCGGAAAGGACCTCACCGCGATCGACGGCCTCGGTCCTTACCTCTCGCTGAAGCTGATCGCTGAATGCGGCGACGACCTCTCCTCGTGGCCAAGTGCAAAGCATTTTACCTCCTGGCTGGGACTGGCGCCGAGCAACAAGGTCTCCGGCGGCAAAATGCTCTCGTCCCGAACGCGCCGATCCGGCGGCCGAGCGGCGGCACTTCTGCGCCTTGCTGCCGTGACCGTGGGTCGTACAGACACTGCGCTCGGCGCCTTTTATAGACGGCTCTCAGCGCGCATCGGCAAGGCCAAGGCCGTGACCGCCACGGCCCGGAAGATCGCAGTTCTGTTCTACAATGCTGTGCGATACGGAATGGACTATGTCGATCCCGGGGCCTCGTCCTACGAGACGCGTTACCGGATGCGAGTGGTCAACAATTTGCATCGGCGTGCCAAGGCATTCGGCTTTGTTCTCCATCCCTTGGAGCCGAAAGTAGATGCTGCCGTTTCTTAG
- a CDS encoding integrase catalytic domain-containing protein, with product MPGFGEVDMVAHGGTSVAGSFIQTLTMVDVATGWTECLPLLTREGSLVVEAINRAQSLFPWLLRGVDFDNDSAFMNDVVVPWCREQKLEVTRSRAYKKNDQAFVEQKSGAVVRRLMGYGRFDGVETARMMGRLYAAARLYINFFQPSFKLKEKRREGAKVIKRYHLPSTP from the coding sequence GTGCCCGGCTTCGGCGAGGTCGACATGGTCGCCCATGGCGGCACGTCGGTGGCTGGCTCGTTCATCCAGACCCTCACGATGGTCGATGTCGCCACCGGCTGGACGGAGTGCCTGCCGTTGCTGACGCGGGAAGGTTCGCTCGTCGTCGAGGCGATCAACCGCGCACAGAGCCTATTCCCCTGGCTGTTGCGCGGCGTAGACTTCGACAACGACAGCGCCTTCATGAACGATGTCGTCGTGCCATGGTGTCGCGAACAGAAGCTCGAAGTAACTCGCTCGCGCGCCTACAAGAAGAATGATCAGGCGTTTGTCGAGCAGAAGAGTGGTGCCGTCGTCCGCCGCCTCATGGGCTATGGCCGCTTCGATGGCGTCGAGACGGCGCGTATGATGGGCCGCCTATATGCGGCGGCACGGCTTTACATCAACTTCTTCCAACCGTCGTTCAAGCTGAAGGAGAAGCGTCGCGAAGGAGCTAAAGTGATCAAGCGCTATCATCTCCCATCGACGCCCTAA
- a CDS encoding IS3-like element ISRj2 family transposase (programmed frameshift) yields the protein MTKKSRRMHSPAFKAKVALAAVKGDKTLAELAQLFDVHPNQITIWKNQLLEGAAGVFGHDKASAETPVDLKALHAKIGELALENGFFVRRAHQGGPAERKAMIDRGHDLSIVRQAKVLKLARSTVYYEPRPVSAEDLALMRRLDELHLDYPFAGARMQRSLLRREGVYAGRRHIATLMKRMGIEAVYRRPNTSKPAPGHKIYPYLLRGLKIERPDQAWAMDITYIPMRRGFVYLAAVVDVFSRRVLAHRVSITMEAAFCVEAVQEALAKHGRPEIFNTDQGSQFTSLEFTDVLLDAKIAISMDGKGAWRDNVFVERLWRTVKYEEVYLRAYDSVSEARASIAKYLAFYNQGRPHSSLDGRTPDEAYFGTQAMVMAA from the exons ATGACGAAGAAGAGCCGCCGGATGCATTCTCCGGCATTCAAGGCGAAGGTTGCTTTGGCTGCGGTCAAAGGCGACAAGACGCTGGCGGAGCTGGCGCAACTGTTTGATGTTCATCCGAACCAGATCACGATCTGGAAAAACCAGCTCCTGGAAGGCGCCGCAGGCGTGTTTGGGCATGACAAGGCGTCGGCCGAGACGCCGGTCGATTTGAAGGCGTTACATGCCAAGATCGGCGAGCTGGCGTTGGAAAACG GATTTTTTGTCCGGCGCGCTCACCAAGGCGGGCCTGCTGAGCGCAAAGCGATGATCGACCGCGGTCATGATCTTTCTATCGTGCGCCAGGCGAAGGTCCTGAAGCTGGCTCGCAGCACGGTCTACTATGAACCTCGGCCAGTTTCGGCCGAGGACCTTGCCTTGATGCGTCGGCTCGATGAGCTGCATCTCGATTATCCCTTCGCGGGAGCGCGTATGCAGCGATCGTTGCTGCGGCGGGAGGGCGTATACGCCGGTCGCCGCCACATCGCGACGCTGATGAAGCGCATGGGGATCGAGGCGGTCTATCGTCGCCCGAACACGAGTAAGCCGGCACCGGGTCACAAGATCTACCCGTACCTGTTGCGCGGATTGAAGATCGAGCGGCCCGACCAGGCGTGGGCAATGGACATCACCTACATTCCGATGCGGCGTGGCTTCGTCTATCTCGCGGCGGTCGTCGATGTGTTCAGCCGACGGGTCCTGGCCCATCGCGTCTCGATCACAATGGAGGCGGCCTTCTGCGTCGAAGCGGTCCAGGAGGCGTTGGCGAAGCACGGCAGGCCCGAGATTTTCAACACGGACCAGGGCAGCCAGTTCACCAGCCTCGAGTTCACCGATGTGCTGCTGGACGCGAAGATCGCCATCAGCATGGACGGCAAGGGCGCCTGGCGCGACAACGTGTTTGTCGAGCGGCTCTGGCGCACGGTCAAATACGAAGAAGTTTATCTCCGCGCCTACGACAGCGTGTCCGAGGCGCGAGCGTCAATTGCCAAGTATCTGGCCTTCTACAATCAGGGACGCCCTCACTCGAGCCTTGACGGGCGCACGCCCGACGAGGCTTACTTCGGCACGCAAGCTATGGTGATGGCCGCATGA
- the tnpB gene encoding IS66 family insertion sequence element accessory protein TnpB (TnpB, as the term is used for proteins encoded by IS66 family insertion elements, is considered an accessory protein, since TnpC, encoded by a neighboring gene, is a DDE family transposase.), which produces MIPSGVKVFLASHPVDFRKGIDGLVALVRDAGSDPFDGALYVFRAKRADRIKIVWWDGSGVCLYLKRLEKAKFCWPRIGHHRVQMNPAQLMALVDGMDWKRVRTVAVKPPEIVG; this is translated from the coding sequence ATGATTCCCTCGGGCGTGAAGGTGTTCCTCGCCAGCCATCCAGTCGACTTCCGCAAGGGTATCGATGGCCTGGTTGCGCTTGTGCGCGATGCGGGCTCAGATCCGTTCGACGGTGCGCTTTATGTCTTCCGGGCCAAAAGAGCCGACAGAATAAAGATCGTATGGTGGGATGGCTCCGGCGTGTGCCTCTATTTAAAACGTCTCGAAAAGGCGAAGTTCTGCTGGCCGCGGATCGGGCATCATCGGGTGCAGATGAATCCTGCGCAGTTGATGGCACTGGTGGATGGAATGGACTGGAAGCGGGTCCGGACCGTGGCGGTCAAGCCGCCGGAGATTGTTGGGTAA
- a CDS encoding transposase produces MIEAVADRLEGAPRQLRRRWSDEFKAQIVTEALEPGASVSAIARRIGIHPSQLFAWRRDARAERHYRSRHSSCEGVVASVAGTVIEIAIGEVVVRAGVDVDEAHLQRVIRAVRSA; encoded by the coding sequence ATGATCGAAGCGGTCGCCGACCGTCTTGAGGGAGCGCCGCGGCAGCTTCGCCGACGCTGGTCGGACGAGTTCAAGGCGCAAATTGTGACAGAGGCGCTGGAGCCTGGCGCGAGCGTCTCGGCGATCGCCCGCCGGATCGGCATTCACCCGTCGCAGCTGTTCGCTTGGCGCCGTGATGCTCGGGCCGAGCGGCATTATCGCTCGCGGCACTCGAGTTGCGAGGGCGTGGTGGCGTCTGTGGCAGGCACAGTGATTGAGATTGCCATTGGCGAGGTCGTCGTGCGTGCCGGCGTGGACGTCGACGAGGCGCACTTGCAGCGAGTGATCCGGGCGGTGCGTTCGGCATGA
- a CDS encoding IS630 family transposase has protein sequence MIPEAREVHLSRKDRKVLEACCRSPVTLQRDLKRARIVLLAADGRSTRSIAKEVGVQPRIVSLWRHRYADQGLEGLQDKPRPGKQPIYTKATDKRILKLLDKPPPDGFARWTGPLLAGALGDVDVQYVWRFLRSHKIDLAARKSWCESNDPNFTAKAADVVGLYVAPPAKAIVLCVDEKPSIQALERAQGYLKLPNGRALTGQSHDYKRHGTTTLFAALEVATGKIIAAHSKRRRRVEFLDFMNSVTAAFPNRKLHVILDNLNTHKKNEHWLKAHPNVQFHFTPTSASWLNQVEVWFSILQGQSLSGTSFTSLTQLQEHIDAYVNAYNDRAEPFVWTKKKVRQRRFKGRRITQL, from the coding sequence ATGATACCCGAAGCAAGAGAAGTCCACCTTTCGAGGAAAGATCGCAAGGTGCTTGAGGCGTGTTGCCGCTCCCCGGTGACGTTGCAGCGCGATTTGAAGCGGGCGCGGATAGTTCTGTTGGCGGCGGATGGACGCAGCACTCGGTCGATCGCCAAGGAAGTTGGGGTCCAGCCGCGGATTGTCAGCCTTTGGCGGCATCGCTATGCCGACCAAGGCCTTGAAGGGCTGCAAGACAAGCCGCGACCGGGCAAGCAGCCAATCTATACGAAGGCCACCGACAAGCGGATTCTGAAGCTGCTGGACAAGCCGCCGCCGGACGGGTTCGCACGCTGGACCGGGCCCCTGCTGGCCGGGGCGCTGGGCGATGTTGACGTCCAATATGTCTGGCGGTTCCTGCGCAGCCACAAGATTGACCTCGCGGCTCGTAAGTCCTGGTGTGAGAGCAACGACCCGAACTTTACGGCCAAAGCCGCCGATGTTGTCGGCCTCTATGTCGCCCCGCCCGCGAAGGCCATTGTGCTGTGCGTGGACGAGAAGCCCTCGATCCAGGCTTTGGAGCGAGCGCAGGGTTATCTGAAGTTGCCCAATGGCCGCGCCTTGACCGGCCAGAGCCACGATTACAAGCGGCATGGCACCACAACATTGTTTGCGGCGCTCGAAGTCGCCACCGGAAAGATCATCGCGGCGCATTCAAAACGCCGACGCCGCGTCGAGTTTCTCGACTTCATGAACAGCGTCACCGCGGCTTTTCCGAACCGGAAGCTTCACGTCATCCTCGACAACCTCAACACCCACAAGAAGAACGAGCATTGGCTCAAGGCCCACCCCAACGTGCAATTTCATTTCACGCCGACAAGTGCGTCTTGGCTCAATCAGGTCGAGGTATGGTTTTCGATCTTGCAGGGGCAGTCGCTCAGCGGCACCTCCTTCACAAGCCTCACGCAGCTTCAGGAGCACATCGATGCCTACGTCAACGCATACAACGACAGAGCCGAGCCCTTCGTCTGGACCAAGAAAAAGGTCCGTCAACGCCGTTTCAAAGGCCGCCGTATCACTCAGCTCTGA
- a CDS encoding peptidase domain-containing ABC transporter → MSSRIPKFKQRDITDCGVASLASVGAFYGCKLPLSLIRQFASADRSGTSVSGLLQAAQKLGFIAKGVKGGFDSLHKIPKPAIAHVVVKEVLHHFVVVQAIDRRWVTIMDPAYGEIRKLSHEEFKTQWTGVLLLMVPADNFKRRDETTSPLLRFARLVAPHQAALTQALVGALITTLLGLSTTIYIQKIVDHVITAGNRNLLNLMSVVMLLILVPQTLINFLRNRLVLQTGQKIDLHLILGYYNHVLSLPQKFFDGMRTGEIISRMNDAVKIRSFLNDVSITLFVDVLVILFSFGLMFVYSWKIALVVAGSVPVYLLVYWTMNRLNSKRERAIMENAADLEAQVVESLGAISTIRAFGIESYAGLKFETRFVKTLHSIYRSGLISIVGDNASIFLSTLFTIVLMWFGATLALDQTITPGELLSCYALLGHITGPVTSLIHANRIVQDAIIAADRLFEIFDLDPAGSGGINATTSDVGDIHLENVTFRHGAQPELFKDFSVSFRRGEITAVVGESGSGKSSLAALLQNVYPLEGGRIRIGSYNLQDLSAESLRKIVAAVPQSVDVFSASVIENIALGEFEPNTGKIVHICEQIGLRDVIERWPGGYQAYLGENGVRPSGGEKQRLALARALYRDPEVLILDEATASLDSVAEAFVIRAIEELRLAGKIIVVISHRLNTICGADKIVVLDKGRVVAEGRHADLLTAEGAYARLWRAQTGFS, encoded by the coding sequence ATGTCGAGTCGAATCCCCAAGTTCAAGCAGCGCGACATCACGGATTGCGGGGTTGCTAGTCTTGCTTCCGTGGGCGCCTTCTATGGCTGCAAGTTGCCACTGTCGCTGATCCGTCAGTTTGCCTCGGCCGACCGCTCCGGGACCAGCGTGTCGGGTCTCCTCCAAGCGGCTCAAAAGCTCGGTTTCATTGCGAAGGGCGTCAAAGGTGGCTTCGACAGCTTGCACAAGATTCCCAAGCCCGCCATCGCGCATGTGGTGGTAAAGGAGGTCCTGCACCACTTCGTAGTCGTTCAAGCGATCGACCGGAGGTGGGTCACCATCATGGACCCAGCGTATGGAGAGATCCGCAAGCTGTCTCACGAGGAATTCAAGACGCAATGGACTGGTGTCCTGTTGCTCATGGTCCCGGCAGACAACTTCAAGCGCCGCGACGAGACCACCTCCCCCCTTCTCCGCTTTGCCCGACTGGTTGCGCCCCACCAAGCCGCACTAACGCAGGCCCTCGTCGGCGCACTGATAACGACCCTCCTCGGCCTCTCGACGACCATCTACATCCAAAAGATTGTCGATCATGTTATCACAGCAGGAAACCGCAATTTGCTCAATCTCATGAGCGTCGTGATGCTGCTGATCCTTGTGCCGCAGACCCTGATCAATTTCCTGCGAAACCGGCTCGTCCTGCAAACGGGGCAAAAGATCGATCTCCACTTGATCCTAGGCTACTACAATCACGTCCTAAGCCTGCCCCAGAAGTTTTTTGATGGCATGCGTACAGGAGAAATCATCTCCCGCATGAACGACGCGGTCAAGATCCGAAGCTTTCTGAACGACGTCTCGATCACCTTATTTGTTGATGTGCTGGTGATCCTGTTCTCCTTTGGGCTGATGTTCGTCTACTCATGGAAAATCGCTTTGGTAGTGGCGGGCTCCGTCCCAGTATACCTCTTAGTTTATTGGACCATGAACCGGCTGAATAGCAAGCGCGAGCGCGCAATTATGGAGAATGCGGCAGATCTGGAGGCGCAGGTGGTAGAATCACTCGGAGCCATCTCCACGATCAGAGCTTTCGGAATAGAGAGCTATGCCGGCCTGAAGTTTGAGACTCGCTTTGTTAAGACCCTGCACTCCATCTACAGGTCCGGCCTCATCTCAATCGTCGGAGACAATGCATCGATCTTCCTCTCGACCCTTTTTACCATCGTGCTGATGTGGTTCGGTGCAACGCTCGCCCTCGATCAGACCATTACACCCGGCGAGTTACTGTCCTGCTATGCGCTGCTCGGCCATATCACCGGCCCGGTTACAAGCCTAATTCACGCCAACAGGATTGTTCAGGATGCCATTATCGCGGCGGATCGCCTGTTCGAGATATTCGACCTTGATCCAGCAGGCAGCGGCGGCATTAATGCCACCACGTCGGACGTTGGCGATATTCATCTGGAGAACGTCACGTTCCGCCATGGCGCCCAGCCGGAGCTTTTCAAGGATTTCAGCGTCAGCTTCCGGCGAGGGGAGATCACGGCTGTGGTCGGAGAAAGCGGCTCGGGCAAGAGTTCGCTTGCTGCCTTGCTGCAAAATGTGTACCCGCTTGAGGGTGGACGCATCCGCATCGGCTCCTATAACCTCCAAGACCTCTCGGCTGAATCCCTGCGCAAGATTGTTGCCGCGGTACCGCAATCCGTGGACGTGTTCTCGGCCTCAGTCATCGAGAACATCGCGCTTGGCGAGTTCGAACCGAACACCGGGAAGATAGTGCACATCTGCGAACAAATCGGTCTGCGTGACGTGATCGAGCGCTGGCCAGGTGGCTACCAGGCCTATCTGGGCGAGAACGGCGTACGCCCTTCGGGCGGAGAGAAGCAGCGCCTAGCGTTGGCTCGAGCTTTGTACCGCGATCCAGAGGTCTTAATCCTCGACGAGGCGACCGCCTCTCTCGACTCCGTCGCCGAGGCATTTGTCATACGGGCGATTGAGGAACTGCGTCTGGCCGGCAAGATCATCGTGGTTATCTCTCATCGACTCAACACGATTTGCGGAGCCGATAAGATCGTCGTGTTGGATAAGGGACGTGTTGTTGCGGAGGGAAGGCATGCTGATCTGCTGACGGCTGAAGGCGCTTACGCTCGCTTGTGGCGGGCGCAGACCGGATTCAGTTAA
- a CDS encoding HlyD family secretion protein, protein MAIYKIIVSSVAAALLSLPVITVTLSVQSAGAIRPTVEKTPVIAPTSGRISRVLAVENDIVAEGGEILALDDKGIQEKISVLSGEIRAKNDRTTDLQTMISFGAQADAPIPLRTESARAEWLHFLNLLRENRYARRNAAAELERAQRLVSVAAAPAKSIEEKAFALQSLEARGEILARSKSAEWNQQLFDTNLRLRELTANLHQLENERDLTIIRAPVSGAIEQFAGLMPGSYVQAGQTVGWISPDRELVAEIYVSSKDIGFVRPGQPVRLQVDAFNYNQWGMIDATVLDVAQDFTLRDKNPVFKVRCALSRNYLELTNGIIGHLKKGMTVRGRFLVAKRTLLQLLYNEIDDWLNPLLSPR, encoded by the coding sequence TTGGCGATCTATAAGATCATCGTGTCTTCGGTCGCTGCGGCGTTGCTGTCGCTGCCAGTCATAACCGTCACGCTGTCAGTTCAAAGTGCTGGTGCGATTCGTCCTACCGTCGAGAAGACTCCTGTGATCGCGCCCACCTCCGGGCGCATCTCACGTGTACTCGCAGTTGAGAACGATATTGTTGCAGAAGGCGGAGAAATCCTCGCCCTTGACGATAAGGGCATTCAAGAGAAGATCAGTGTGCTCTCTGGCGAAATTCGTGCGAAGAACGATCGCACCACTGATCTTCAGACCATGATCTCTTTCGGTGCGCAGGCGGACGCGCCCATCCCCCTGCGGACCGAGTCCGCCAGGGCCGAGTGGCTGCATTTTCTCAACTTGTTGCGGGAGAACCGATATGCCCGCAGGAATGCCGCCGCAGAACTCGAACGTGCTCAGCGTCTCGTCTCGGTTGCTGCCGCGCCCGCGAAGTCAATTGAGGAAAAGGCTTTCGCTCTCCAGAGCCTTGAGGCGAGAGGCGAGATCCTCGCCCGGAGCAAATCCGCCGAATGGAACCAGCAGCTCTTCGACACTAATCTGCGCCTGAGAGAACTAACAGCCAACTTGCATCAGCTTGAGAACGAACGTGATCTGACTATCATCCGTGCCCCCGTGTCAGGGGCTATCGAGCAATTCGCCGGCCTTATGCCCGGAAGCTACGTCCAGGCGGGGCAAACTGTCGGCTGGATCTCGCCCGACCGCGAACTGGTGGCAGAAATCTACGTTTCGTCCAAAGACATCGGTTTCGTAAGGCCGGGCCAGCCGGTGCGGCTCCAGGTCGATGCTTTCAACTACAATCAATGGGGTATGATCGACGCGACAGTGCTAGACGTGGCGCAGGACTTCACCCTGCGTGACAAGAACCCTGTGTTCAAGGTCCGCTGCGCGCTCTCCCGAAATTATCTTGAGCTCACAAACGGGATAATCGGTCATTTGAAGAAGGGCATGACCGTGCGCGGCCGCTTTCTCGTGGCGAAGCGCACACTCCTGCAACTACTCTACAACGAGATCGATGATTGGCTTAACCCGCTCCTGTCACCTCGTTAG